Proteins co-encoded in one Brassica oleracea var. oleracea cultivar TO1000 chromosome C4, BOL, whole genome shotgun sequence genomic window:
- the LOC106340580 gene encoding transcription factor FER-LIKE IRON DEFICIENCY-INDUCED TRANSCRIPTION FACTOR-like produces the protein MDGRVNALSNLNDLEVYNFLVDPNFDQFINFIRGDDQAIENPPLDFDLGGRPLQNNSCFIDQNQFVPTPVVDLFNELPDLGSNVTESFHSFEGESVKPGGDDDDYNDGDDSSATTTNNDGSRKTKTDRSRTLISERRRRSRMKDKLYALRSLVPNITKMDKASIVGDAVLYVQELQSQAKKLKADIAGLEASLNSTGGYQEPAPDARKTQTFQSIKSPSKNIIEMDVIQVEEKGFYVRLVCNKGVGVAPSLYKSLESLRSFQVQNSNLSSPSPDRYLLTYALDGTCFEQSLNLPNLKLWITGSLLNQGFEFLKPFT, from the exons ATGGACGGAAGAGTCAACGCTCTTTCAAACCTAAACGACCTAGAAGTATACAACTTCTTGGTCGATCCAAACTTCGATCAGTTCATTAATTTCATCAGAGGAGATGATCAAGCCATCGAAAACCCACCTCTCGATTTCGATCTTGGTGGTCGTCCTTTACAAAACAACTCATGTTTCATCGACCAAAACCAGTTTGTCCCAACACCTGTCGTTGACCTGTTCAACGAACTGCCTGACCTTGGTTCCAATGTCACCGAGTCGTTCCATAGCTTCGAGGGCGAGAGTGTCAAACCTGGCGGTGACGATGACGACTACAACGACGGAGACGATTCTTCGGCCACGACAACGAATAATGATGGAAGCCGTAAAACGAAGACGGATCGGTCGAGGACTTTGATCTCCGAGAGAAGGAGGAGAAGTCGTATGAAGGATAAGCTCTACGCATTGAGATCTCTTGTTCCCAACATTACTAAG ATGGATAAAGCATCCATTGTGGGAGATGCCGTGTTGTATGTTCAAGAATTGCAATCACAAGCCAAGAAACTCAAAGCCGATATCGCAGGCCTTGAAGCTTCTTTAAACTCTACTGGAGGGTACCAAGAACCTGCACCAGACGCTCGCAAGACTCAAACTTTTCAGAGTATTAAGTCTCCTTCCAAGAATATCATTGAG ATGGATGTTATTCAAGTGGAAGAGAAAGGATTCTATGTGAGGTTGGTGTGTAATAAAGGAGTAGGTGTTGCTCCATCACTCTACAAGTCTTTGGAGTCTCTTAGAAGCTTCCAAGTGCAAAACTCCAACCTAAGTTCTCCTTCTCCTGACAGATACCTTTTAACATATGCTTTAGAT GGGACATGTTTCGAACAGAGCTTGAACTTGCCTAACCTGAAGCTGTGGATCACTGGATCACTTCTAAACCAAGGCTTTGAATTCCTCAAACCATTCACTTGA